GCAGCACGGTGGCAAATTTCATGGAGTGCATAAACGTGATGCGACGATGCCTCTCACTGGTCAAACACGCTGACCATGTCTGCGCTCCCTTCTCCTGCTACTTCGCCGCCTTCTTTTTCTTGCGTGGTGCTTCAGGCGCGGGTGCGAGTGGCGTGTCGTAATCGCCTCCGGCGAGGCTCTTCTGCACCGACGTTTTCCATTCAGCGAGTGCAGCGGTCATCTGCTTCACACGCTCAGGCTCTTGAGCGGCGAGGTCCGTGGTTTCATTCGGGTCTTTGGAAACATCGAAGAGCAGCAGGGGTGTTCTTTCGCCACCTTTGCGGCCCTTCTTGTCTTTGCTGTTGATGGCGTTGGTGTGCAGCTTGTAGGGCCAGTCGAGCAGTGTCGCATGGGCGTTGTCGCGTCGCGCATCAGCCCAGAACGGGATGGCTTTCTCGCGCTGCGTCATCGGCTGGTCGAAAAGCGGCAGCAGGCTGTGGCCATCGAGCGGCTGGATTTGTTTCTCCGCTTTCGCGCCGGTCGCGGCCAGCACCGTGGGATAAATGTCGAGCGTGGAGCAAGGCACGGTGCTGACGGCGGGCTTCGCGATGCGCGCAGGCCATTCGACGAGGCCTGGCACGCGCACGCCGCCTTCCCACAGCGTGCCTTTGGAGCCGCGCAGATTGCCCGTGCTCTTCGGGCCGGCCGCGCCGCCGTTGTCGCTGCAATACCAGAGCAGCGTGTCGTCAGCCACCTTCAGCTCGCGCAAAGCCGCGCGCAACCGGCCCACGCTGCGGTCCATCGCCGTGAGCTCGCCGTAGTAGTTCTG
Above is a genomic segment from Prosthecobacter sp. containing:
- a CDS encoding sulfatase-like hydrolase/transferase; translated protein: MKPLILFLLSAFCFLHSSFSAPPNVVLIMADDQGWGDTGYNGHPELKTPNLDSLAASGLRMDRFYTAHFNCSPTRASVMTGRHPHRMGTFSPGSPIRAQEVTVAKVLQSAGYATGHFGKWHLNGKNGDRDTKTAPGRAILADDPLSPGKMGFDTWLSADNFFDLDPVLGREGVPEKFQGDGSDIVTDEALKFIRKQAGASKPFLAVVWFGNPHTPHEALPADKAAYSTLPEASQNYYGELTAMDRSVGRLRAALRELKVADDTLLWYCSDNGGAAGPKSTGNLRGSKGTLWEGGVRVPGLVEWPARIAKPAVSTVPCSTLDIYPTVLAATGAKAEKQIQPLDGHSLLPLFDQPMTQREKAIPFWADARRDNAHATLLDWPYKLHTNAINSKDKKGRKGGERTPLLLFDVSKDPNETTDLAAQEPERVKQMTAALAEWKTSVQKSLAGGDYDTPLAPAPEAPRKKKKAAK